From the genome of Carassius auratus strain Wakin chromosome 26, ASM336829v1, whole genome shotgun sequence, one region includes:
- the camk2d2 gene encoding calcium/calmodulin-dependent protein kinase type II delta 2 chain isoform X1 gives MALTICTRFTDEYQLFEELGKGAFSVVRRCVKISSGQEYAAKIINTKKLSARDHQKLEREARICRLLKHPNIVRLHDSISEEGFHYLVFDLVTGGELFEDIVAREYYSEADASHCIQQILESVHHCHVNGIVHRDLKPENLLLASKMKGAAVKLADFGLAIEVQGDQQAWFGFAGTPGYLSPEVLRKDPYGKPVDMWACGVILYILLVGYPPFWDEDQHRLYQQIKAGAYDFPSPEWDTVTPEAKDLINKMLTINPSKRITAAEALKHPWICQRSTVASMMHRQETVECLKKFNARRKLKGAILTTLLVTRNFSAAKSLLNKKADGVKVNNKTNLASSPKDTGPAPALEPQTTVIHNPVDRNKESTESANTTIEDEDLKARRFGNLSINSIWQPAGGPQNSEPKQVPNSSVQTCQVINKARKQEIIKVTEQLIESINNGDFEAYAKICDPGLTSFEPEALGNLVEGHDFHRFYFENALSKGNKPVHTILLNPHVHLIGEDAACIAYIRLTQYMDGSGMPRTMQSEETRVWHRRDGKWLNIHFHRSGAPSVPIN, from the exons ATGGCTCTGACCATCTGCACCAGATTCACGGACGAATACCAGCTTTTTGAGGAGCTCGGAAA GGGCGCCTTCTCTGTTGTGAGGCGATGTGTGAAGATATCATCCGGCCAAGAGTATGCGGCCAAAATCATCAACACAAAGAAGCTGTCAGCCAGGG ATCACCAGAAGCTGGAGAGAGAGGCCCGGATTTGCCGTCTCTTGAAACACCCGAATATTG TTCGACTCCATGACAGCATATCGGAGGAGGGCTTCCATTACCTAGTTTTTGATCT GGTTACTGGAGGTGAGCTGTTTGAAGACATTGTAGCAAGAGAGTACTACAGTGAGGCTGATGCAAG tcaCTGCATTCAGCAGATTTTGGAGAGCGTTCATCACTGCCATGTTAATGGGATCGTCCACAGGGATCTGAAG CCTGAGAATTTGCTGTTGGCCAGTAAGATGAAGGGGGCAGCAGTTAAGCTCGCTGACTTTGGTTTGGCCATAGAGGTCCAGGGTGACCAACAGGCATGGTTTG GTTTTGCTGGTACTCCAGGGTACCTGTCCCCAGAGGTCTTGAGGAAAGATCCTTATGGCAAACCGGTGGACATGTGGGCCTGCG GTGTGATTCTCTACATTCTGCTGGTTGGATATCCACCATTTTGGGATGAAGACCAGCATCGCCTCTATCAGCAGATTAAAGCTGGTGCATATGAC TTTCCTTCTCCTGAGTGGGACACAGTGACCCCTGAAGCTAAAGATCTGATTAATAAGATGTTGACTATCAATCCTTCTAAGCGCATCACAGCTGCCGAAGCCCTCAAACACCCCTGGATCTGC CAACGCTCCACTGTAGCCTCTATGATGCACAGACAGGAAACCGTGGAGTGCTTGAAGAAATTCAATGCCAGAAGGAAACTCAAG GGTGCAATTTTGACCACTCTCCTGGTCACAAGAAACTTCTCAG CAGCCAAGAGCTTGTTGAACAAGAAGGCAGACGGTGTGAAG GTTAACAACAAAACCAACCTAGCCAGCAGCCCCAAAGACACAGGCCCCGCCCCAGCACTG GAGCCACAAACTACCGTGATCCACAACCCAGTGGACAGAAACAAG GAGTCTACAGAGAGTGCCAACACAACTATCGAGGACGAGGACCTTAAAG CCAGACGCTTTGGAAACCTCAGCATTAattcaatctggcaacctgcgggCGGCCCACAAAACTCTGAGCCCAAGCAGGTGCCCAACTCCTCGGTGCAGA CTTGCCAAGTTATCAATAAAG CTCGAAAGCAGGAGATCATAAAGGTGACTGAACAGCTGATTGAATCCATCAACAACGGAGACTTTGAGGCTTACGC AAAGATTTGCGATCCTGGTCTTACTTCCTTTGAGCCAGAAGCTTTGGGAAACCTGGTGGAGGGCCATGACTTCCACAGGTTCTACTTTGAGAATG CGCTGTCCAAAGGTAATAAACCTGTACACACTATCCTGCTGAACCCCCACGTGCACCTGATTGGGGAGGATGCAGCATGTATCGCGTACATCCGCCTGACCCAGTACATGGATGGCAGTGGAATGCCACGCACCATGCAGTCAGAGGAGACCCGCGTCTGGCACCGCCGAGATGGCAAATGGCTGAACATACACTTCCATCGCTCTGGAGCCCCCAGCGTGCCCATCAA TTAA
- the camk2d2 gene encoding calcium/calmodulin-dependent protein kinase type II delta 2 chain isoform X6, translating into MALTICTRFTDEYQLFEELGKGAFSVVRRCVKISSGQEYAAKIINTKKLSARDHQKLEREARICRLLKHPNIVRLHDSISEEGFHYLVFDLVTGGELFEDIVAREYYSEADASHCIQQILESVHHCHVNGIVHRDLKPENLLLASKMKGAAVKLADFGLAIEVQGDQQAWFGFAGTPGYLSPEVLRKDPYGKPVDMWACGVILYILLVGYPPFWDEDQHRLYQQIKAGAYDFPSPEWDTVTPEAKDLINKMLTINPSKRITAAEALKHPWICQRSTVASMMHRQETVECLKKFNARRKLKGAILTTLLVTRNFSAAKSLLNKKADGVKVNNKTNLASSPKDTGPAPALEPQTTVIHNPVDRNKESTESANTTIEDEDLKACQVINKARKQEIIKVTEQLIESINNGDFEAYAKICDPGLTSFEPEALGNLVEGHDFHRFYFENALSKGNKPVHTILLNPHVHLIGEDAACIAYIRLTQYMDGSGMPRTMQSEETRVWHRRDGKWLNIHFHRSGAPSVPIN; encoded by the exons ATGGCTCTGACCATCTGCACCAGATTCACGGACGAATACCAGCTTTTTGAGGAGCTCGGAAA GGGCGCCTTCTCTGTTGTGAGGCGATGTGTGAAGATATCATCCGGCCAAGAGTATGCGGCCAAAATCATCAACACAAAGAAGCTGTCAGCCAGGG ATCACCAGAAGCTGGAGAGAGAGGCCCGGATTTGCCGTCTCTTGAAACACCCGAATATTG TTCGACTCCATGACAGCATATCGGAGGAGGGCTTCCATTACCTAGTTTTTGATCT GGTTACTGGAGGTGAGCTGTTTGAAGACATTGTAGCAAGAGAGTACTACAGTGAGGCTGATGCAAG tcaCTGCATTCAGCAGATTTTGGAGAGCGTTCATCACTGCCATGTTAATGGGATCGTCCACAGGGATCTGAAG CCTGAGAATTTGCTGTTGGCCAGTAAGATGAAGGGGGCAGCAGTTAAGCTCGCTGACTTTGGTTTGGCCATAGAGGTCCAGGGTGACCAACAGGCATGGTTTG GTTTTGCTGGTACTCCAGGGTACCTGTCCCCAGAGGTCTTGAGGAAAGATCCTTATGGCAAACCGGTGGACATGTGGGCCTGCG GTGTGATTCTCTACATTCTGCTGGTTGGATATCCACCATTTTGGGATGAAGACCAGCATCGCCTCTATCAGCAGATTAAAGCTGGTGCATATGAC TTTCCTTCTCCTGAGTGGGACACAGTGACCCCTGAAGCTAAAGATCTGATTAATAAGATGTTGACTATCAATCCTTCTAAGCGCATCACAGCTGCCGAAGCCCTCAAACACCCCTGGATCTGC CAACGCTCCACTGTAGCCTCTATGATGCACAGACAGGAAACCGTGGAGTGCTTGAAGAAATTCAATGCCAGAAGGAAACTCAAG GGTGCAATTTTGACCACTCTCCTGGTCACAAGAAACTTCTCAG CAGCCAAGAGCTTGTTGAACAAGAAGGCAGACGGTGTGAAG GTTAACAACAAAACCAACCTAGCCAGCAGCCCCAAAGACACAGGCCCCGCCCCAGCACTG GAGCCACAAACTACCGTGATCCACAACCCAGTGGACAGAAACAAG GAGTCTACAGAGAGTGCCAACACAACTATCGAGGACGAGGACCTTAAAG CTTGCCAAGTTATCAATAAAG CTCGAAAGCAGGAGATCATAAAGGTGACTGAACAGCTGATTGAATCCATCAACAACGGAGACTTTGAGGCTTACGC AAAGATTTGCGATCCTGGTCTTACTTCCTTTGAGCCAGAAGCTTTGGGAAACCTGGTGGAGGGCCATGACTTCCACAGGTTCTACTTTGAGAATG CGCTGTCCAAAGGTAATAAACCTGTACACACTATCCTGCTGAACCCCCACGTGCACCTGATTGGGGAGGATGCAGCATGTATCGCGTACATCCGCCTGACCCAGTACATGGATGGCAGTGGAATGCCACGCACCATGCAGTCAGAGGAGACCCGCGTCTGGCACCGCCGAGATGGCAAATGGCTGAACATACACTTCCATCGCTCTGGAGCCCCCAGCGTGCCCATCAA TTAA
- the camk2d2 gene encoding calcium/calmodulin-dependent protein kinase type II delta 2 chain isoform X9 — MALTICTRFTDEYQLFEELGKGAFSVVRRCVKISSGQEYAAKIINTKKLSARDHQKLEREARICRLLKHPNIVRLHDSISEEGFHYLVFDLVTGGELFEDIVAREYYSEADASHCIQQILESVHHCHVNGIVHRDLKPENLLLASKMKGAAVKLADFGLAIEVQGDQQAWFGFAGTPGYLSPEVLRKDPYGKPVDMWACGVILYILLVGYPPFWDEDQHRLYQQIKAGAYDFPSPEWDTVTPEAKDLINKMLTINPSKRITAAEALKHPWICQRSTVASMMHRQETVECLKKFNARRKLKGAILTTLLVTRNFSAAKSLLNKKADGVKEPQTTVIHNPVDRNKESTESANTTIEDEDLKARKQEIIKVTEQLIESINNGDFEAYAKICDPGLTSFEPEALGNLVEGHDFHRFYFENALSKGNKPVHTILLNPHVHLIGEDAACIAYIRLTQYMDGSGMPRTMQSEETRVWHRRDGKWLNIHFHRSGAPSVPIN, encoded by the exons ATGGCTCTGACCATCTGCACCAGATTCACGGACGAATACCAGCTTTTTGAGGAGCTCGGAAA GGGCGCCTTCTCTGTTGTGAGGCGATGTGTGAAGATATCATCCGGCCAAGAGTATGCGGCCAAAATCATCAACACAAAGAAGCTGTCAGCCAGGG ATCACCAGAAGCTGGAGAGAGAGGCCCGGATTTGCCGTCTCTTGAAACACCCGAATATTG TTCGACTCCATGACAGCATATCGGAGGAGGGCTTCCATTACCTAGTTTTTGATCT GGTTACTGGAGGTGAGCTGTTTGAAGACATTGTAGCAAGAGAGTACTACAGTGAGGCTGATGCAAG tcaCTGCATTCAGCAGATTTTGGAGAGCGTTCATCACTGCCATGTTAATGGGATCGTCCACAGGGATCTGAAG CCTGAGAATTTGCTGTTGGCCAGTAAGATGAAGGGGGCAGCAGTTAAGCTCGCTGACTTTGGTTTGGCCATAGAGGTCCAGGGTGACCAACAGGCATGGTTTG GTTTTGCTGGTACTCCAGGGTACCTGTCCCCAGAGGTCTTGAGGAAAGATCCTTATGGCAAACCGGTGGACATGTGGGCCTGCG GTGTGATTCTCTACATTCTGCTGGTTGGATATCCACCATTTTGGGATGAAGACCAGCATCGCCTCTATCAGCAGATTAAAGCTGGTGCATATGAC TTTCCTTCTCCTGAGTGGGACACAGTGACCCCTGAAGCTAAAGATCTGATTAATAAGATGTTGACTATCAATCCTTCTAAGCGCATCACAGCTGCCGAAGCCCTCAAACACCCCTGGATCTGC CAACGCTCCACTGTAGCCTCTATGATGCACAGACAGGAAACCGTGGAGTGCTTGAAGAAATTCAATGCCAGAAGGAAACTCAAG GGTGCAATTTTGACCACTCTCCTGGTCACAAGAAACTTCTCAG CAGCCAAGAGCTTGTTGAACAAGAAGGCAGACGGTGTGAAG GAGCCACAAACTACCGTGATCCACAACCCAGTGGACAGAAACAAG GAGTCTACAGAGAGTGCCAACACAACTATCGAGGACGAGGACCTTAAAG CTCGAAAGCAGGAGATCATAAAGGTGACTGAACAGCTGATTGAATCCATCAACAACGGAGACTTTGAGGCTTACGC AAAGATTTGCGATCCTGGTCTTACTTCCTTTGAGCCAGAAGCTTTGGGAAACCTGGTGGAGGGCCATGACTTCCACAGGTTCTACTTTGAGAATG CGCTGTCCAAAGGTAATAAACCTGTACACACTATCCTGCTGAACCCCCACGTGCACCTGATTGGGGAGGATGCAGCATGTATCGCGTACATCCGCCTGACCCAGTACATGGATGGCAGTGGAATGCCACGCACCATGCAGTCAGAGGAGACCCGCGTCTGGCACCGCCGAGATGGCAAATGGCTGAACATACACTTCCATCGCTCTGGAGCCCCCAGCGTGCCCATCAA TTAA
- the camk2d2 gene encoding calcium/calmodulin-dependent protein kinase type II delta 2 chain isoform X3: MALTICTRFTDEYQLFEELGKGAFSVVRRCVKISSGQEYAAKIINTKKLSARDHQKLEREARICRLLKHPNIVRLHDSISEEGFHYLVFDLVTGGELFEDIVAREYYSEADASHCIQQILESVHHCHVNGIVHRDLKPENLLLASKMKGAAVKLADFGLAIEVQGDQQAWFGFAGTPGYLSPEVLRKDPYGKPVDMWACGVILYILLVGYPPFWDEDQHRLYQQIKAGAYDFPSPEWDTVTPEAKDLINKMLTINPSKRITAAEALKHPWICQRSTVASMMHRQETVECLKKFNARRKLKGAILTTLLVTRNFSAKSLLNKKADGVKVNNKTNLASSPKDTGPAPALEPQTTVIHNPVDRNKESTESANTTIEDEDLKARRFGNLSINSIWQPAGGPQNSEPKQVPNSSVQTCQVINKARKQEIIKVTEQLIESINNGDFEAYAKICDPGLTSFEPEALGNLVEGHDFHRFYFENALSKGNKPVHTILLNPHVHLIGEDAACIAYIRLTQYMDGSGMPRTMQSEETRVWHRRDGKWLNIHFHRSGAPSVPIN; this comes from the exons ATGGCTCTGACCATCTGCACCAGATTCACGGACGAATACCAGCTTTTTGAGGAGCTCGGAAA GGGCGCCTTCTCTGTTGTGAGGCGATGTGTGAAGATATCATCCGGCCAAGAGTATGCGGCCAAAATCATCAACACAAAGAAGCTGTCAGCCAGGG ATCACCAGAAGCTGGAGAGAGAGGCCCGGATTTGCCGTCTCTTGAAACACCCGAATATTG TTCGACTCCATGACAGCATATCGGAGGAGGGCTTCCATTACCTAGTTTTTGATCT GGTTACTGGAGGTGAGCTGTTTGAAGACATTGTAGCAAGAGAGTACTACAGTGAGGCTGATGCAAG tcaCTGCATTCAGCAGATTTTGGAGAGCGTTCATCACTGCCATGTTAATGGGATCGTCCACAGGGATCTGAAG CCTGAGAATTTGCTGTTGGCCAGTAAGATGAAGGGGGCAGCAGTTAAGCTCGCTGACTTTGGTTTGGCCATAGAGGTCCAGGGTGACCAACAGGCATGGTTTG GTTTTGCTGGTACTCCAGGGTACCTGTCCCCAGAGGTCTTGAGGAAAGATCCTTATGGCAAACCGGTGGACATGTGGGCCTGCG GTGTGATTCTCTACATTCTGCTGGTTGGATATCCACCATTTTGGGATGAAGACCAGCATCGCCTCTATCAGCAGATTAAAGCTGGTGCATATGAC TTTCCTTCTCCTGAGTGGGACACAGTGACCCCTGAAGCTAAAGATCTGATTAATAAGATGTTGACTATCAATCCTTCTAAGCGCATCACAGCTGCCGAAGCCCTCAAACACCCCTGGATCTGC CAACGCTCCACTGTAGCCTCTATGATGCACAGACAGGAAACCGTGGAGTGCTTGAAGAAATTCAATGCCAGAAGGAAACTCAAG GGTGCAATTTTGACCACTCTCCTGGTCACAAGAAACTTCTCAG CCAAGAGCTTGTTGAACAAGAAGGCAGACGGTGTGAAG GTTAACAACAAAACCAACCTAGCCAGCAGCCCCAAAGACACAGGCCCCGCCCCAGCACTG GAGCCACAAACTACCGTGATCCACAACCCAGTGGACAGAAACAAG GAGTCTACAGAGAGTGCCAACACAACTATCGAGGACGAGGACCTTAAAG CCAGACGCTTTGGAAACCTCAGCATTAattcaatctggcaacctgcgggCGGCCCACAAAACTCTGAGCCCAAGCAGGTGCCCAACTCCTCGGTGCAGA CTTGCCAAGTTATCAATAAAG CTCGAAAGCAGGAGATCATAAAGGTGACTGAACAGCTGATTGAATCCATCAACAACGGAGACTTTGAGGCTTACGC AAAGATTTGCGATCCTGGTCTTACTTCCTTTGAGCCAGAAGCTTTGGGAAACCTGGTGGAGGGCCATGACTTCCACAGGTTCTACTTTGAGAATG CGCTGTCCAAAGGTAATAAACCTGTACACACTATCCTGCTGAACCCCCACGTGCACCTGATTGGGGAGGATGCAGCATGTATCGCGTACATCCGCCTGACCCAGTACATGGATGGCAGTGGAATGCCACGCACCATGCAGTCAGAGGAGACCCGCGTCTGGCACCGCCGAGATGGCAAATGGCTGAACATACACTTCCATCGCTCTGGAGCCCCCAGCGTGCCCATCAA TTAA
- the camk2d2 gene encoding calcium/calmodulin-dependent protein kinase type II delta 2 chain isoform X7 produces MALTICTRFTDEYQLFEELGKGAFSVVRRCVKISSGQEYAAKIINTKKLSARDHQKLEREARICRLLKHPNIVRLHDSISEEGFHYLVFDLVTGGELFEDIVAREYYSEADASHCIQQILESVHHCHVNGIVHRDLKPENLLLASKMKGAAVKLADFGLAIEVQGDQQAWFGFAGTPGYLSPEVLRKDPYGKPVDMWACGVILYILLVGYPPFWDEDQHRLYQQIKAGAYDFPSPEWDTVTPEAKDLINKMLTINPSKRITAAEALKHPWICQRSTVASMMHRQETVECLKKFNARRKLKGAILTTLLVTRNFSAAKSLLNKKADGVKVNNKTNLASSPKDTGPAPALEPQTTVIHNPVDRNKESTESANTTIEDEDLKARKQEIIKVTEQLIESINNGDFEAYAKICDPGLTSFEPEALGNLVEGHDFHRFYFENALSKGNKPVHTILLNPHVHLIGEDAACIAYIRLTQYMDGSGMPRTMQSEETRVWHRRDGKWLNIHFHRSGAPSVPIN; encoded by the exons ATGGCTCTGACCATCTGCACCAGATTCACGGACGAATACCAGCTTTTTGAGGAGCTCGGAAA GGGCGCCTTCTCTGTTGTGAGGCGATGTGTGAAGATATCATCCGGCCAAGAGTATGCGGCCAAAATCATCAACACAAAGAAGCTGTCAGCCAGGG ATCACCAGAAGCTGGAGAGAGAGGCCCGGATTTGCCGTCTCTTGAAACACCCGAATATTG TTCGACTCCATGACAGCATATCGGAGGAGGGCTTCCATTACCTAGTTTTTGATCT GGTTACTGGAGGTGAGCTGTTTGAAGACATTGTAGCAAGAGAGTACTACAGTGAGGCTGATGCAAG tcaCTGCATTCAGCAGATTTTGGAGAGCGTTCATCACTGCCATGTTAATGGGATCGTCCACAGGGATCTGAAG CCTGAGAATTTGCTGTTGGCCAGTAAGATGAAGGGGGCAGCAGTTAAGCTCGCTGACTTTGGTTTGGCCATAGAGGTCCAGGGTGACCAACAGGCATGGTTTG GTTTTGCTGGTACTCCAGGGTACCTGTCCCCAGAGGTCTTGAGGAAAGATCCTTATGGCAAACCGGTGGACATGTGGGCCTGCG GTGTGATTCTCTACATTCTGCTGGTTGGATATCCACCATTTTGGGATGAAGACCAGCATCGCCTCTATCAGCAGATTAAAGCTGGTGCATATGAC TTTCCTTCTCCTGAGTGGGACACAGTGACCCCTGAAGCTAAAGATCTGATTAATAAGATGTTGACTATCAATCCTTCTAAGCGCATCACAGCTGCCGAAGCCCTCAAACACCCCTGGATCTGC CAACGCTCCACTGTAGCCTCTATGATGCACAGACAGGAAACCGTGGAGTGCTTGAAGAAATTCAATGCCAGAAGGAAACTCAAG GGTGCAATTTTGACCACTCTCCTGGTCACAAGAAACTTCTCAG CAGCCAAGAGCTTGTTGAACAAGAAGGCAGACGGTGTGAAG GTTAACAACAAAACCAACCTAGCCAGCAGCCCCAAAGACACAGGCCCCGCCCCAGCACTG GAGCCACAAACTACCGTGATCCACAACCCAGTGGACAGAAACAAG GAGTCTACAGAGAGTGCCAACACAACTATCGAGGACGAGGACCTTAAAG CTCGAAAGCAGGAGATCATAAAGGTGACTGAACAGCTGATTGAATCCATCAACAACGGAGACTTTGAGGCTTACGC AAAGATTTGCGATCCTGGTCTTACTTCCTTTGAGCCAGAAGCTTTGGGAAACCTGGTGGAGGGCCATGACTTCCACAGGTTCTACTTTGAGAATG CGCTGTCCAAAGGTAATAAACCTGTACACACTATCCTGCTGAACCCCCACGTGCACCTGATTGGGGAGGATGCAGCATGTATCGCGTACATCCGCCTGACCCAGTACATGGATGGCAGTGGAATGCCACGCACCATGCAGTCAGAGGAGACCCGCGTCTGGCACCGCCGAGATGGCAAATGGCTGAACATACACTTCCATCGCTCTGGAGCCCCCAGCGTGCCCATCAA TTAA
- the camk2d2 gene encoding calcium/calmodulin-dependent protein kinase type II delta 2 chain isoform X5, whose translation MALTICTRFTDEYQLFEELGKGAFSVVRRCVKISSGQEYAAKIINTKKLSARDHQKLEREARICRLLKHPNIVRLHDSISEEGFHYLVFDLVTGGELFEDIVAREYYSEADASHCIQQILESVHHCHVNGIVHRDLKPENLLLASKMKGAAVKLADFGLAIEVQGDQQAWFGFAGTPGYLSPEVLRKDPYGKPVDMWACGVILYILLVGYPPFWDEDQHRLYQQIKAGAYDFPSPEWDTVTPEAKDLINKMLTINPSKRITAAEALKHPWICQRSTVASMMHRQETVECLKKFNARRKLKGAILTTLLVTRNFSAKSLLNKKADGVKEPQTTVIHNPVDRNKESTESANTTIEDEDLKARRFGNLSINSIWQPAGGPQNSEPKQVPNSSVQTCQVINKARKQEIIKVTEQLIESINNGDFEAYAKICDPGLTSFEPEALGNLVEGHDFHRFYFENALSKGNKPVHTILLNPHVHLIGEDAACIAYIRLTQYMDGSGMPRTMQSEETRVWHRRDGKWLNIHFHRSGAPSVPIN comes from the exons ATGGCTCTGACCATCTGCACCAGATTCACGGACGAATACCAGCTTTTTGAGGAGCTCGGAAA GGGCGCCTTCTCTGTTGTGAGGCGATGTGTGAAGATATCATCCGGCCAAGAGTATGCGGCCAAAATCATCAACACAAAGAAGCTGTCAGCCAGGG ATCACCAGAAGCTGGAGAGAGAGGCCCGGATTTGCCGTCTCTTGAAACACCCGAATATTG TTCGACTCCATGACAGCATATCGGAGGAGGGCTTCCATTACCTAGTTTTTGATCT GGTTACTGGAGGTGAGCTGTTTGAAGACATTGTAGCAAGAGAGTACTACAGTGAGGCTGATGCAAG tcaCTGCATTCAGCAGATTTTGGAGAGCGTTCATCACTGCCATGTTAATGGGATCGTCCACAGGGATCTGAAG CCTGAGAATTTGCTGTTGGCCAGTAAGATGAAGGGGGCAGCAGTTAAGCTCGCTGACTTTGGTTTGGCCATAGAGGTCCAGGGTGACCAACAGGCATGGTTTG GTTTTGCTGGTACTCCAGGGTACCTGTCCCCAGAGGTCTTGAGGAAAGATCCTTATGGCAAACCGGTGGACATGTGGGCCTGCG GTGTGATTCTCTACATTCTGCTGGTTGGATATCCACCATTTTGGGATGAAGACCAGCATCGCCTCTATCAGCAGATTAAAGCTGGTGCATATGAC TTTCCTTCTCCTGAGTGGGACACAGTGACCCCTGAAGCTAAAGATCTGATTAATAAGATGTTGACTATCAATCCTTCTAAGCGCATCACAGCTGCCGAAGCCCTCAAACACCCCTGGATCTGC CAACGCTCCACTGTAGCCTCTATGATGCACAGACAGGAAACCGTGGAGTGCTTGAAGAAATTCAATGCCAGAAGGAAACTCAAG GGTGCAATTTTGACCACTCTCCTGGTCACAAGAAACTTCTCAG CCAAGAGCTTGTTGAACAAGAAGGCAGACGGTGTGAAG GAGCCACAAACTACCGTGATCCACAACCCAGTGGACAGAAACAAG GAGTCTACAGAGAGTGCCAACACAACTATCGAGGACGAGGACCTTAAAG CCAGACGCTTTGGAAACCTCAGCATTAattcaatctggcaacctgcgggCGGCCCACAAAACTCTGAGCCCAAGCAGGTGCCCAACTCCTCGGTGCAGA CTTGCCAAGTTATCAATAAAG CTCGAAAGCAGGAGATCATAAAGGTGACTGAACAGCTGATTGAATCCATCAACAACGGAGACTTTGAGGCTTACGC AAAGATTTGCGATCCTGGTCTTACTTCCTTTGAGCCAGAAGCTTTGGGAAACCTGGTGGAGGGCCATGACTTCCACAGGTTCTACTTTGAGAATG CGCTGTCCAAAGGTAATAAACCTGTACACACTATCCTGCTGAACCCCCACGTGCACCTGATTGGGGAGGATGCAGCATGTATCGCGTACATCCGCCTGACCCAGTACATGGATGGCAGTGGAATGCCACGCACCATGCAGTCAGAGGAGACCCGCGTCTGGCACCGCCGAGATGGCAAATGGCTGAACATACACTTCCATCGCTCTGGAGCCCCCAGCGTGCCCATCAA TTAA